The Phoenix dactylifera cultivar Barhee BC4 unplaced genomic scaffold, palm_55x_up_171113_PBpolish2nd_filt_p 000388F, whole genome shotgun sequence genome includes the window ACGATGGAGGCAAATCGTGGAACGCTTCTGTGCGGCCATCTGATGCCCTCGCACATCATGAAGCAAAACCATGGCTCTCCAAGACAAGCAGGACAGCAGCTTTCCTAGAATTTGATAGCAGTTCGAGGTTCTGGAGATACTCGTGCTTCTCATCTCAGATCTTCGGGTATTAATGTTCGGATCCAGTGAGTTCAGTGCGGATCGGACTGTGGGATCGATCCATGTTGACACCTTGATCCGTTTTTATGCACTGCCTTCTGTGAGGATACATTGATCCAAGCAGGACAGCTTGGATTGGAACTGTTTATTCTTCTCAATTGCACCATTCACTCAAGTGTAGATATGCAGTAGCCAAACATGTTTTCGCTCCTCGTGTGTAAACTAAATTATATTTACATGGGGAAGTAAATGCAGTCATATCTGAAGATAAAAAAACTCCTATAATGGGGAAAGACGAACTTTTGACTGACTTCGCTGTAGAAGATCTGCCTTCGCCGCCGAGTATATCAAATCTCAAAAAGCCCCAACGCAAAGGGGAAGCCCCTCCACGACAATATCGCCAGTTGAGGGGGGCAGTTGGAAGCACACGAACCTCATTTATTATTTCACTCTCGGATCCTCCCATTTTATATTCGCCACGCTACTCCGCAGCATCCCCACCTCCCACCATCCCTCGCTTCTCTACTCCCTAACCAAAACCCCtttcccacctctctctctccccttcttcttcctggcAGTAGATTGTGATCTTTAGCTCATTCGCTTCCAGATCCTCACTTTCTCATTCTTGTAACTCGCATTCCTCCGATGAGTCGCCCGAAGGATTTTTCATGGGTATTGGCAGCTATAGCTGCCATGTTTATAGGAGGGGATTTGAGAGTAGGCGCAGATACAATGGTGACCGGGAGCGTCTTCTGCGACCAATGCAAAGATGGCCATTGGAGCCTCTTCGACTATCCTCTCGATGGTACCGTAAAATAAATCCCACCATTCTCTCCCCAGCTACTGTATATAAGATAAATTAaagttcatgttgttatgttcTTAAGAACAAGTTGTTACTgcttcaaaacaaaatcaggaGCGAAGGTGGCGGTGACGTGCGGAGGAGCGGACGGCCAAATGACAGCGTACAAAGAAGACAGCACCAACTGGCTGGGCTGCTACACGGTGAGATTCGAGGGGAACCCGGACCTGAGCGGCTGCTACGCGCGGGTGGTGGGGGGGCCGGAAGGGTGCGGCGCCGGGGCCGGGCCGGCGCGGGGTCTGACCCTCATGTTCCGGATGTTTGGAATGGCCATGTACACGGTGGACCCGCTGCTGTCCCAGCCGCCGCAGCCCATGGGATTCTGCCCGCGCGATTCGGCCCCTCCCTCGTCGCCGACGCCGATGCTGCCCCGGCTCCCGCCGCCGCCACCTGTGCCCCGACGGCCACCGGGTCTCCCTTCCTTGGAGGCCTCCGCCTGCTCCTACGAGTACGATCACCTGTCTCCcccattctctccttctctccatCACCAACAAATAGTTCTTCATTGAATCCTcgcttaattttttttggatatttatatagggCTATCGGATTggaacaaatggtatcaaaacaAATTCTGCCTATAACCTATGTAGACTAAGAAAATAATCTCGTAAGAGTTCATAGAGGCTGACTGTGTACCGGTCATGatgcttgtgattaaatttgaatagatttaaacTCTTAATTCGACAAAAACATCAGAGCttgaaaagcaaaaaaaaaatgtaaggaCCGTGTGGACATGTGTTTGGTCTTAGATCGGTTATTCGTCGAAGAgatcttaaatatttatatatgatCGAAGAAcacgaaaaaaaatatttaagttgtTATATATTGATTTAGGGGAGAGGGATTAGCCGTTGGGTTCGACCAGGCAGCCGGGAATTACGCCGCTCCATGCCTGACATTACCGACGTTCTGCATGTGCGTCGCCTGGCCCGCTGGTAAAGAAGGGCGTGTCAGGCATTGAGTGGTTCTTGGTAGGGTAGGGAAAGGCAGAAACACATCTCAGTTGTGACCACTTTTTTATTGAATCAATGTCCGAACCGAGCATTTGGGCTTCCATCCTCTTCCAATTATTGGTTAAGAATTTTGCTTTCAGGGGAGTAGCCATGCTGCCGACCATTTTAACCAGTAGTAGCAACGTTTTATTAGGAGACATTGCATAAGCTGAAAACCCCTCAATGGTCCTAGAATTCGACATTAGTTTGCTTAATTTTTTGCTTTGCGATGAACAGTGTTAATATTAAGATTCAATATTAGGATGTTTTTCCTAATCTTACATTGGATCGCTACTAATTTGCGAACACTGATTGCTAGTAAATGGATGATGCCACAATTCAAGTGCTACTGGAAGGTGGTGAGCCCACAGACGAGGGTCGCCATGGCTTTTGGACCTATCGCCGCCGGGAGGTACGGGATGAACATGACCCTGTGGGAAGGACTCCAAGGGAGGGGAGACCTCTACAGGACGCTGCTTAGAGAAGGGACTGCAGCTCTTCTCAACTCGTATGATAGCTTGAGCTTCTTCTACCCCACACTTGGTGTGATAGACCACATGAACCGGGCCTTGCTTGGGTCCTCTAGGCAGGCTCTCACTACGGCATTAAGGTTCAGAAGGGCCAACTCCGGTGCATATGGCCCTGGAAACGTCACCTGCAATTTTAACCCATGTTCGTAAAATGAGTTTTATTCAATTGAATTCTCTACTCATATGCATGAATTTCTCATGATGTTGTTGTGGCCTTGGATTTGATTTCACCTTACACATATGATATGTAACTGATACTTATGAGTCAAAGTGCTTAATATATTTATTCGAGCGGGTTGGGAAAAGTATTTAATTTCTTATAATTTCCTATCATTTTTGCCCCTGcctactttttcttttcttttttatgtgtGTATTCATTAATTACACTAGTTATATTGCAGGTGCAAGAGAACAAGCTTGCTGTATATTCAGGAAAAGGATATTTATCGTAGTCAATAAAATTATAAGGCCCAATCCAAATATCCAGTTCATAGCAGTGCGAAATTAGACATAAGTTTGCCCGCTAGACCTCTAGCTAAGAAGGACATAAATGGTCCACATAAGTTCCAAGTTAAAGTTACCCAAGTAAGCTTGCCAAAATTATTGCTCTAACTTGAAATTGACCAACTCATATTTGATACAATCATCTCAAGCTTGTATTCGTCCAACCTCGGTCTAAGCAAAGCATGCTTAAAATGGCCATCATTGATCACAGCTGATTGGCAGACATGCcaagtaaataaaataaatcaatttgATTTCTCAAAATATATAAATCCTTCTCCAACTTGATAAAAGCTCAGGTCAGACAAGCTTACCACGACCTAGTCTATaaagttttaatttttaagtTGACCCATAGACCACCGCCGTGTCCGTATAACTTCTGAATCAAAATTATTATTCATTGTTATAATGTCATGACAAACTATATCAATCAACAAATATATTTTAGGAGCTTTTCTTAATCATACTGTATACATCATGCTTGTTGCTATTATGGTTGAAATAATATATAATGTTTGACTAAACCAGACTATAACAGCATTATATTTTTGAGCTGTGAGACAACATAAAGGTTTAATGCGTACATTATTTCCATCTACtcacataaaaataatatttaaattcTTGAATAACTATAGTGTGAAATAAGGCCTTCCATAACATTATATGTTGTCACTAAAACTTGGGGACTGTGTATGATCACCAAGTCCATATATCATATGTCGATGAAGAAACGCATGTTATGTGATCCTCAAAATATCCAAACATATGCAGGCACACAAAATTACAAAGATACATACACAAATGCCATGCATGCAGAGCATCTACACATTAGAAtattattttcagaattcttactGTCTATTTAAAGGAACGAAGTACCCTTatcgccaccaaggtggtagcctagtagtactgggcagcaattctaataacaaggtcccaagttcgaatcactgcggcgacgattaaattgtggaccggagctcactaTTTTGGCCACTGCTTGAACTTGTGGTGTAGGATCGCTCTTGAAGCGCTAGTAGCCGGGatggtgccgggtgtgacgtactcacacgtgggactcgagccagagctcagagaagtagctgagccgggcccacggatggggagggtatgagtaaaaccggtcaggatgcccaacacacggccatttctgcctgcatcgaacattcggaagtagctgagccgggcccacggatggggagggtatgagtaaaaccggtcaggatgcccaacacacggccatttctgcctgcatcgaacattctcctggcggggcgggggctgctacgcgggggtgggcttgtcccttcctccccctacccctttttttccagcaaaaaaaaaaaaaaaaaaaagtaccctTATCTTgtaaattaataataaaaatataatacggTGAGCCCCGGtggaaacttttttttattcgtTTTAGTACGACTACGAACCTTGAATAGGCATGGCATCGACCTCCTAATCCCCTTACTATTGGAACAGGTATAATCAGATCTCTCCAACTCCACTGCAAAAGTTCCACCTACCGTAATCTGATCTCCTTTAAATCCCATGCTCCTCTCGCATGTGTTGAATTCCAAGCAAGAAGAAATGGAGTTCCTCGCCTCcctcatcctctccctctccttctcatctctcctcctctcacCACCAGCACAAGCCACCGCTCCATCTGGCACAATCAAGAGGACCACGAAGCAGCAAATCCTTGCGAGCATCCCTCCAGGCACACAAGAAAACCCAGTTCCCTTCATCACCTCCCCCTCCGGCAAGTACGCCGCGTACCTCCTCCGCCGGGAGACCGCCCCCGGTGCTGGAGGCTTCGGCAGCGACTTCTGCTACATCCAGGTTCAGGACACGAGCACCGAGCAGAGCATGTGGGAGTCGGAGTGCGCCCCCGTGAGCACTGCCAACACCTGCGCCCTCGTGTTCGACGACAACGGGCTGGAGGTCTTCGACGGGAGCAACTCGGCCTGGGCCACGGACGACGCAGAGTCTGCCGATGAGAATTTCTTGGAGACTCTGGAGCTGGTGGACGAGGGAGACATGTGGCTCCGAGACAAGAAAGGAGAGCTGGCATGGAAGGCAAGCGAGGAGCCGCGTGCCAACCAGGGGTGCGGGCTGCCCGGGTCGCCCGGGCTGGCCCCGGCGAGGCCTCCATTCGCCGCTCCAATTGGCGGCGATGACAACCTTCCTTTCGGGCAGCAGCAGCTGCCGCAGCCGAGCACTCTTTCCACTCAGCAGGCGAAGCCCATGGCTGGGGTGAGCCAGACCTTCGGGTTCGACAGCAATCCACTGGCGGACAGCACCCCTTATGATAGCGGGTGCTCCAGAGGTGTCCAATACTGGCTTGGAACGGGAGGGGGTGTACTCCTTGCTCATCTGGTCTCCGGTCTTGTCTTCTGAAAGGGTACGTGTGTTCTTGTGATGGTAGGTGCCTCCAAAAGTTGTGTGGCGAGCAAATGGCTTccttcatatagtgccttattTGTTGTTTCGCTGTATTCCTTGAGCAAATGATTTAAGCTGTCCATCGAGTAATGCCAATATTATTCTGAACTGTTGCCTCCTCTTATCTGAGCACAAATTTCTTGCAACCTAACATACATCCAAGCTCAGGCCCAAGCCTCTCTTAACCCTATCCTTACATGGATATTGTTGAAAATATTACAGAAAAAAACAGCCATAAGTTTATAAAATTTCTAACCGACTCGACTCAGGTCCTTAAGATAAATCTTTCCGCCATCGCGTCTTGGTCCTAGAGCGGCTTGTTATGATCCCGGAGATGTATTATACTTGAAACATTTTGCAACAAATGTTTCCTTGACCTATCTGTTATATTTAATTTGTGCTAATTATGGCTGTGATTGGATGGAACTTTGGTGCTCTTCCAAGTTGAAGAATTAATTAGTGAAGTTAATTAGCAAAGGTATATGCTGTGATTTTAGAGTTGTATTTGGAATCTAGGTTTATCCTGTCTTAAGACGGTATGTATGAACAGTGATCATAGAATGCGATGAAACAGGGCTCCAATGTTGGTGAAATAATTGAATGTTCAGAAAGTTTTTACCAAAATATACTTTCAAAGATATATTGAAGTAGTGTTTATCTTGATTGCAActtattcttttgtttttttatgaaGTATATTAATTCGAAAATTAAACTCTATGGAAGAAACATGGAGGCTATATGTGTGCCAGATTTGGACATTGAAAGATGAAAAGAATCAGATGGTGTACTTAGTATTAGAGTTACGGTTCATGCACATTTCAAGTTTAGGTATACAAGTGTAAGCGAGCGCAATCAAAATTTCATTCAAATTGTAACAAAAGAAATTTGAGTCTCTCAATGAAATAAGGGATTTGCAGTCTGCACCTTTATCTGCCAAAATTTCTCGTCATGGTAAATATTGATGAAAGcagattggaaaaaaaaaaaaaacagctctCTGTCACTCTATTTGGGTAAAAAATTGCACCGTTTCTTGTTCATTTGATCGTGGAATGATGCAGAGAGTTTTGGGTCTACAAGCTGAGGAAGGTTCACCTGCCGCAGAAATCTGTTGTTCGTAAGCTGGCCTACAGGGAAGGTGCCTTCTCAGTCTATAACTCTATATGCTTGTCTTCGTTCTCAGACTTCTGATAAAATTTAAGTTGTGTGTCAGTTCAAGAATGAGTGCCATGATTGCAAGCTTAGACTGATGTTTTAAATTCTCAGCTAGCTTCACCTTCTTCCTTGCCTCGCCTTGGTTTGGTAAGGCTAATCTGTCCATCATTTACCTGGCCATTCTTCACTGACATTGTCTTGTTGTGGTCTTGTTCAGTTCTTGATGTTACTGATCTGTTGGTATTCTGACAACAGCATGGAATATCTCTAGAGGAGCCCTTCCTCCTAATTTTCTTGGGAGAGGAGAAGAGTAAATATTATTCAACTCGTATTGGCTTGTTGAGatgcaaattaaaatatttagaatATGCTTTAGCTGACAACTCCCCACCCCTCCCCAAGTTGCTTCTCACGGCTCAAGTCATCAGGCCCGCACCCCACTTTTGAGTCCCATCCACCCACCACAACCATTTCCCATGTTCATTTTACAGGCCAACAGGCCCAACCGCACCATTCCCCTATTTAATCTTTAGGTCCACACCGCACTCCACCCACAAAgcccccccctccctccttctaaACCACAGGCCTATCAGGCCCAGAACACACTCCACCCCACCCCTACTCCGCAGGCCCACCAAATAGAATTGATCAGGCCTACAAGTTGCTGAAATCAAGCCCGCTAAGCTGTTGTGAATAGGTCCTATCTGCGCCACGCGACCGCATCTCTGATCGTCGTCTCGAGCCCAAGTTTTACTAGTTATGGAGGTATCTAGCGCTTCTTGGTTTGTTGGCGAGAACGACTAGCGTCCGGTTCCACTTGGTTCACACGCGATGAGCTTCAGTCGATTGACCCAGACTTATTGGAGTACTACCAGAGCTACATCGAGCCACATTCGTCAAGGTCGACTTCTTCCCACCCGGGgagagttggtgcggacaccagtgctAGTTCAGCCAGTTCAATTGActtgattttattttggattgatTTCATGTTATTTGGGTTTATTAGGGGAGTTTGTTATTTGACAACCCCTAGGgcttattttggtattttgtTATTTTGAAGATCTTTTGTGAGACTAGTTTCTTTTGGAGGGTTGTTTGCATTTTCTAGGTCTATAAATATGTTGGATCGTACATTGTTTAGGATTATGCTATgatgaataaaaaaatgattattCTCTTCTTTTAGTCTTGGTGTGAAGCTTTGAGCTAGGACTAGGTACGAAGCCtagttctctccctctcttcttcctcttcccttctttctctcctctccttcttctctctttctccctctttttccctGCTGTCCTGCATCACTAATGCGGCATTTAATCTAACCTAATCCAAGTGCTTATGAAGCCAAACAATAGCACTGTTAGATTTAATCCAAGTTTTGCAGGGGCTGTGAAAACCAGCCCATAAGACAGTGAGCTAATGGGCCAAGCCCAACATGGCCGGCCCATCTGGAGACCCAGAGGTGGTGATCGCCAGCTGAGGCGGTTACAACCGCCTGACAGCCATGATCACCACCATTCTTCTCCCCCACTCCCCCACACTAGGGCTATAAGAACCTAGGAGTCGGACCGAGAGCTGTGGTGCCGAAGGGGGAAGGATTCTCAGCTCGCCACCTTGTTGTGCCGCCGGAGCAGACAGAGGAGCTCGCCGGAATCCTCCACGGCTCATCGGAGCTTGGTAATCCCTTAATTCCCTTTCTTTTCATTAACGGTTTACCAACTATTAGCTTAGATATATTCTAGTTAGGGGATGATTaacagaggaagaagggaagggagaagatgaagagaaggaaggagaaggatcTAACCAATGATCGGCTGTTATCCGACATTGGCCGGAGATCCTCCTCCTTCACCCGACGGTGGCTTTTCCTTCCCATTAAAACCCTAGATCTAAAGATGTAAAGAAATCAACCTACCTTTGATGCACGGAAGGGCCCTCGGCTTGGACAGATCTGGTTTCCAGGGGTGGAACCGGTGTGATCTTCGCCGGAGGGGATCGGAGAAGACGGCCAAAGGGAGATTTCCCTGTTGACCGTGGGTGCCGCCGGCTCAGTGCACTGCGGACGCCATCCGGCCGACCACAGACATCGGCCGTGCACCACGCGAGCACCCCTGGCTTCGGCTGGGCCTCGTTGCTCCTCGATGGGTGCCGCACCCCATCTCTTCCACTGGAGGTGGAGGAGAGCGGCCATTTGGGCCGCGGCCACTGCAGGAGGGGCCACGGCCGCCGTAGCTGCCGCCGGTTGGCCGTAGCGTCACCGGCCTCGGGCCGGCCTCCTCCCGAGCGCCTCTCGAGCTCGCCTCCCAATTTcatgggagaagaggagaagaggaagaggagctcggggagggaagaagaaagaggaggaaaggaaggttcgggaagagaagaaaaagaaagaaaaaaaaagaaaaagaaaagaaaaagaaaagaaaagaaaagaaaagaaaagaaggaaagaaggaaaagaaaagaagaaagaaaaaataaataaaaaatggcTGTGGGCCGAAATGGGCCTGATTCCGAAGTGGGCTTTAAATAAACTTGGCTTTAGAAATCTGAAGCCGGGCTGGGCCCTAATTCAAGCCTAGTGTTCTTAAAACCAAAACTAACTGGGCTTGAAGAGCTCAAATTTTAATATAGAGACTAAATTGAATATAGTTTGAGACTAGGCTCCcttttaaattaattagaattgataaggattaattataaatTAACTAATTGTGTTTCTGGGCCTGAATACAAATGGGCCCAGTAATTGAATCAGGCCACGGGCCTGATCCAGAAACCAATTAAACTTTGGGCCTGAATGCAAATGGgcccagacctgaaccagaagcTGGATCAGACCTGAATCAGAGGTTGAATCAGATCTGAACCAGAAGCTGAATCAGAGttgaaccagaaattgaattgggccatgggcctgaaccagaaattgaacTAAGTTATTAAGAAAGATAGTAATTAAATGAAGTCGAATGTGTatcacgttttataagatgaaaaagtattatttatgcaATTGGAATTATGTATAAGAATTGTGGAAAAAGTACCTAatataatcttatattttatcaaatacttgtgattacttgattatgaaattgtatatgattatttatgtcttcacaaaattaggatcaagcatgtgtTAGCAAATGATTACATGATTTTGGATACATAGCAtccatcattattattattattatattatgtacacatgattatgatgttatagaaagatgcatagaaaaaataaagtttttagcatgatcatgaattttattcagcatgatgccattattcactttccaatgtatcgatgagaaaagatttatgaaaagcatgatatgttttaaagaactctcagattgctatgtacgacccccgccagtgggtaacagtAACTAGGCATACGACCCCAGCCAGTGGGTAAAAATAACTCGGCTttacgacccccgccagtgggtaatagtaactggaagatagaccctgcagtggtaaaggccttgccgtgggaataagagcggccatagctacactaccatctgagagtatgaatttcaaagtatagaataatggcaaaagttttatgatgcataatcatATTTATGAAGTTGCATGAATGGACATGCATAGTTTTATGACTAGTTGGATTATTTGAAATGTTTACTTTATTACGAGCACAgattttaaagcatgaataataaCAGCACAGATTTTAAAGCATGATTAATgatgagtacggatttcaaagcaagaataatgataagtacggatttcaaagcagtgAATAAAGACAAAAGGTTTACATCTGGTTTGATTATAAGAAATGCTTACTTTGTTACAACCGTTAGTTTCTTAAAATAATGCACtaatatgaaaaatattatgcttgatctgataagattatgcattgttacttactgagctttatagctcatatccatttatttatgttcttacagatgaataggagatgctaggaacaaggagcgtgacatgcttcagggttatggggaaaagaaaatgaaacatTAAATGTTGCTATTTTTAGATGCTTTGTAATCAATCTTTTATTGATGAAATATTTGATAACATTTAAGAAtataattgttcataattgatttgAAGTTTTGAAGTGGCTGCGTGTTATTGCGGGTAAAGatttgcaatagcacggccgtgtcatgatccgaattcggggcgtgacaggggCCATGGACTATTTCATCAAATCAAGAAAATTGTACATTTTAAGTAATCTTCCTTCTCTAAGAAACTAAATGGTAAATGTATAAATGTATGgttaattatattttctttttctttttatcctgGTTAATTATTATTCATGTCACCCATTTGAATGCAGACCTCTTTGTCGGTCGGTCTCAGATGCTGTCCATGTGTTGGAGGCAATTGCAGGTTATGACCCGAGAGATAAGGAAGCAACCCTAGCAGCATCAAAGTATATACCTCAGGGTGGTTACAGACAGTTCTTAAAGGTGGAGGGgttgaagggcaaaagatttgGGAATTCTAAGAGCCGGCTTCTTTGCATTTTCTAAAGGATCTGTCCGTCGGAAGACTTATGAGGAGCATTTCAACACAATGAGGTGACTTCATCACAGAAAACATAGAATTATTGCATCAACCTAGCCTGCTAACTAAATTGATCTAGAAATAGTCAATCAACTAAGtctacattttctttttctttttcttttcggtaAGGATGATGAGAGCTCCAATGATCATTTCACAAATATAATACATAGCTACTTGTGCCAATTACTTGGAGAAATACTCTCTTGTGATACAATAAGACTACCAATTTTCACAACTTTCGTTAGCATGGGCTTCATTAAAAGGAGAGGAGATTCACAAGGTTATTTCGATATTATGCATGATCCAAACATTTTTGGATCTTTTTAAATACAAAAAGCTAAGTCCGATCAAATTTAGTCAAGAACTATTTGATAAAGAGGTAATTGACTATGTGTTCGATTTAGATCCAAACTAGAGGTGGTGTTGTGAACTGGAGCTAATCCGAACTTTGACCTGGTTTACCTGGCCTCCAAACTATACAAAAACCTATAACGTTGccttttctttcattgtttttgaagaaaaattttctttattactATCATATATATGGATATGTATATGCTTGTCTAACATCTGACAAAACATTTGGTAGAGAAAAGGGAGCTATATTGATTGACAACCTTGGCATCCTTGACTATCAGCAAAGTGGCGAGGTGGTCGCACTATTGGCTGAGTTTAAGTTATCCTTGAATGCTTACTTGTCAGAGTTGTCCTATTCGCCTGTCAGGTCTCTTGCAGATGTAATAGCCTTCAACAATGAACATAGTGTTGAGGTAAtgcaaactatatatatatatatatatatatatatatatatatatatatatatatatatat containing:
- the LOC103703993 gene encoding uncharacterized protein LOC103703993, which translates into the protein MSRPKDFSWVLAAIAAMFIGGDLRVGADTMVTGSVFCDQCKDGHWSLFDYPLDGAKVAVTCGGADGQMTAYKEDSTNWLGCYTVRFEGNPDLSGCYARVVGGPEGCGAGAGPARGLTLMFRMFGMAMYTVDPLLSQPPQPMGFCPRDSAPPSSPTPMLPRLPPPPPVPRRPPGLPSLEASACSYDKWMMPQFKCYWKVVSPQTRVAMAFGPIAAGRYGMNMTLWEGLQGRGDLYRTLLREGTAALLNSYDSLSFFYPTLGVIDHMNRALLGSSRQALTTALRFRRANSGAYGPGNVTCNFNPCS
- the LOC103703992 gene encoding uncharacterized protein LOC103703992, coding for MLLSHVLNSKQEEMEFLASLILSLSFSSLLLSPPAQATAPSGTIKRTTKQQILASIPPGTQENPVPFITSPSGKYAAYLLRRETAPGAGGFGSDFCYIQVQDTSTEQSMWESECAPVSTANTCALVFDDNGLEVFDGSNSAWATDDAESADENFLETLELVDEGDMWLRDKKGELAWKASEEPRANQGCGLPGSPGLAPARPPFAAPIGGDDNLPFGQQQLPQPSTLSTQQAKPMAGVSQTFGFDSNPLADSTPYDSGCSRGVQYWLGTGGGVLLAHLVSGLVF